GGCGACAGTTCACGCGCAGATTTTTTGTGAACTGGCTGAACAAGGTTGAAAAGCCGATTCAACAAAGTGAGGGTCCTTCTCCGCTGCGAACAATGGCCGAGGCCGCTCACGCGCATGTTGAGGCAGGAGGTAAACTGCCATGACGCCGGAGGGGATGGAAAAACTATTTGACTTGATCGAGGGTGCTTCCCGGATCACGATGACGCCCAAACAGCGGGATGCCTACGATGTCCTTCTCGCGGATCAGGACGACAAGAGCGTGCTCCAACGGTGTCTGGCGTTTTACCGTTCGCCCGCTGCGGCGATGCGCAAAGAAAAAGTCCCAACGCCGGGAGACCTCATCGAACAGCCCCGGGCGAAGGCTGACGCCGCCGCGATGGCATGGGCGACGGTGCGCCGAGCCATCGGACAGGTGGGGTCGTATCGTTCCGTCGAGTTTGAGGACGGGGCGATTACCGCGAGCGTTGAAGCCATGGGCGGGTGGGTGTCTCTCTGCGACAAGTCCCCGAAGGAGCTTGACATGCTGGCATGGCAGTTCCGCAACCTGTACATCAGTCTTGCCGGCAAATGCGAACGGAAGCCCCTTGCCGGCAGGCACGAGCTACAGAACCGGTCGAATGGACATGCCAAGGAATTGGAAGCCGCGAAACAAATTCCAACTCTCGGCAGCGCCCCCGCGTTGCCGCAGCTTGAGGAGGAAACAACGTGAAGGGCAACGGGATCAGCTCTTCGATGAGAAAAAGCAGGAAAACTGACGAGTATCCAAGTGGAGTGATGGGACACACACGAGCAGGATGAAGCGACAGAACAGCGTTCCGCGACCGGGCAGGAGCTACCGATGGACCAAATGGAAGGGACCGAGCAGTGAGCGATGAAAGACCAGTACAGGTGGACCGAGCAGTCTTTGACGATAGACCAGTTTGCAAGGACCGAATTCCAGTCCTCCTACCAGTAAGGAACATGGCAGGCACCGTCGAGCGGGCCATTCAATCCTTGCTCAACGA
This is a stretch of genomic DNA from Candidatus Eisenbacteria bacterium. It encodes these proteins:
- a CDS encoding DUF6475 domain-containing protein; this encodes MTPEGMEKLFDLIEGASRITMTPKQRDAYDVLLADQDDKSVLQRCLAFYRSPAAAMRKEKVPTPGDLIEQPRAKADAAAMAWATVRRAIGQVGSYRSVEFEDGAITASVEAMGGWVSLCDKSPKELDMLAWQFRNLYISLAGKCERKPLAGRHELQNRSNGHAKELEAAKQIPTLGSAPALPQLEEETT